In Eriocheir sinensis breed Jianghai 21 chromosome 23, ASM2467909v1, whole genome shotgun sequence, a single window of DNA contains:
- the LOC127002519 gene encoding uncharacterized protein LOC127002519 gives MMIWKGGYRGPAITLEEALRWVPPERRAKARVLDVAAGTGCVGRELHREGFRHIDAVDPSEGMMKQRETGIYTNDFLEFIGSGHSTVPKGGFVIIVMRHEHLQTVPSYKDKLEPYMDQLEADGKWKKVERRTVPNYFCDKEGLVFVFRITKPE, from the exons atg atgatctggaaaggcgggtaccgtggccccgccatcacgctggaggaggcgctgcgttgggtacccccggagcggcgagccaaggccagggtgctggacgtggccgccgggacgggctgcgtgggccgcgaactccaccgggaaggcttcag gcacatagacgctgtggacccgtcggagggcatgatgaagcaacgggagactggcatctataccaacgacttcctggagtttatcggcagcggacactccaccgtgcccaaag gaggcttcgtgatcatcgtgatgcgccatgagcacctacagaccgtgccttcctacaaggacaagctggagccttacatggaccagctggaggcggacgggaagtggaagaag gtggagcggcgcaccgtcccaaactatttctgtgacaaggagggtctcgtcttcgtcttccgcatcactaagcctgagtga